AAACCTTTTGTACAAACTCTTTAAATCCTGTGGGATAATGATGTGTACTTGCAAAAGTAGGTTCTTTTCTTTGAGTATCATCAAGAGATTTAAGAGTAAAATTTTTTTGAAAACGAAGCCTGAATGAAGTCAAGTAAATTTGTCCTATGGGATTGAGTTCAAAAAGAGTTTCATTATCTACTTCAACCTCATTCAAAAATACTCTTAATTTTTCATCAAAGTTTTTGAGTTCAGTCGCAGTGTAGACTTTTCCGCGTTCAAAATCAGTCAGTATATCTGAATTTTGTCCAAGTATGTCATAATCCAAAGAAATAGGTAGTGGGGGAAAGTCAATAATTTCAGAAAATCGCTCATGCTTATAGTAAACAGGAAGGTTAAGGGCTTGTCCTATTAACACTGCAATGGCAATTTGAGCTTTATAGCCCCCTGTGGCATCTATAGCAACATTTTCATGACTATAACGATACACGTAATCACCAATTTCCTTGACTAAATTTCTCAATCCTTTCATTTTGAAAATTTTAGGTTGCTGATCTTGAAGTTGCTCCACTGCCTTGAATTCTACATGTTTTAACCTTAAATCCTCTCTACTTTCAAGGTATTTTTTGAGTACAATTCCCGTGTTTTTGCCTAATTCTGTATCAGAAACAAGCAAAATGATATTTTTTAACTCAATCCACTTTTTCTTTTTAATTTCTTCTATGGTATTGATTTCTGCGCCGCAAATACGCTCACTGGGTTCTACTTTCAGCAGCTCTTTGGCTAATCCATCCCAATTTTGCTTATCAAATTCACTTTTGATAGACTGCCAATTTTCAGGAAGATCTAAATTGCCTTCTGAAAGCTTTTTTAAGTTACCTTCAAAAAGGCTTGTTCCCACAGTACAAATCAAAGTGTTTCTCATTTACTTATACTTGTTACCTAACTTTTATTTCTACTCTGCGAGATTTAGCTTTATTTTCTCTTCCTTCTTCTATGATTAATTCTTTTTCGCCCATAGGGGAAATGTCAATGTTCTTCAAGTTTGGATGCTTTTTTATGATAGTCTGCAAAGTGTGTTCTATTCGCTTCAAAGAAAGCTTTTTATTGTACTCCTCACTGCCATCGCTATCTGCATAGCCATATACAGCAATTTCTTTAATTACTTCGGGTAAATTATCTAATTTCTTTCTTTCCCTTGCTGATAAAATGTACTGATTGTATCCAAAATACACTACAATTTGTTGCTTGTAAGGCAGCTCTTTTTCTGCCGAGTCTATGCGCCGAGTAACCAATTCTTTTTTTATTGTTTCTGTAATAATTCTTTTTTCTGTACGTATGGGTTTAAAGTTTTTGTACAAATAAATACCTCCACTGACAAGACCTGCTGCAAGCAGAAAATAAGCTATTCGACTGTAGTCCCTTCCTACGATAATTTCTTCATATTCTTCTTCGCTCATGTAGTTTGGGTATTTCACTCAAAGTTAAACTTTTGTTCAGAGATACTGGCTAAAAGCATTTGGTAAGTGTCCAAAGTTTTGTTGATTTTATTTAGCTCTTCCATGTCTGTATAAATAACATTATCCAACTTATTGACTTCGCCTTCTAATTTTCGTACTTGGGCTAATAGCTCACTTATTTTTTGGGTAAGTTCATTTTTGTATTGGTTAATTTGTTCTCTTCGTTGATTTATCTTATCGTTGACAACCTTTTTAATATGCAGCACATCTCCAACCATAGTACTAATGTTGCTGCCCGAAGCTTCTAATACCAAACTTAAATCATCTTTGATAAGTGGAAGAGTTTCTGACGTAATCTCTTGTATACCTCTGCGTTGCATAATTGTCCTAACGGCATTTTTGAGCAACGCGTTCATGGCGGGTGCTTGCAAAGTAATTTCCTCAATAATTTTTTGTATGTCTGCGGGCTGGTAGTCTAGGCTGGATAATTCTGTCTGCATATTTGTATCAGTGGGCAAAGTTATAGATTTTTCATTATCAAAAGAGATAAATTTTTCGGTAGATACTTCTTGATTTTCTGCAATCAATTCATTTTCAACTTTTTGTGTTTCATTTACTTGCTCTTGGGTATAAAAATTGGCTGTACTTTCGGAAGTACTAATTAGAGTAGATGCACTGTTTTCGGAATTGACCGCTTCTACTTCTTCGGAGATTGTGCTGTAGGTGTAATCTGTTAAGTTATCCTTGTCCTCTTGGTAGTTCTCTAATGGTAATGTGTTTTCAGCAGTAGTATCCTCAAACGCAGTCTGATTTAGTAAAGTATCATTGGCAAGAGATTGTGAGGTAATGTTTTCAATAACAGCATCTAGATCTTCTGTGGATGATGATTGTTTAGTTTCTAGGTCTTCAATTGTTGCTTCAAAAGCTTCGTAAGGTAAAGCAGTTGGTTCTGTTTCTACGGATGTAGTTTGTTGAGATGAGGTAGGGGTTTCGCTTTCTTTTTGGGGAGTATATTCTTCTACTTCCATGACAGGGATATCAGTAGTATGCGATTCAGTTGGAGTATTGATTTTACTCTCTATTACCTCATGTTCTATTTCTTGAATTTCTTGTACGCCTATTTTAGGTTTCTTTTTTGGAGGGTCATTTTGGGGGTTGGGAGGTTGTGTAGTTTGCTGCTTAGGAACTTTTTGTTTGATTGGAGGTGCAATAAAGTCTATGATTTTTTTTCCCAAGCCCATAAAGCAACAAGTTAATTTACAAGTACAAATTTAGTCAAGTTTATCAATTTGCCAAAAATAAATTTGCATAAAGTTATGTTAGGTCTAAAAAATTTTTTTCATTTTGGGCGTGTCCCTTGCTGACGCAAGGGTCGGGGCATTCCGCACTACGCTTTCGCTTCGGTGCTTCGCTAACGCTTCGCACTGCCTAACGGCATGCTCCATGCCCCTCACGCAAATAACCTGTGCAATCATGTCTTTACCTTGTTTA
Above is a window of Bacteroidia bacterium DNA encoding:
- a CDS encoding putative CRISPR-associated protein; the encoded protein is MGTSLFEGNLKKLSEGNLDLPENWQSIKSEFDKQNWDGLAKELLKVEPSERICGAEINTIEEIKKKKWIELKNIILLVSDTELGKNTGIVLKKYLESREDLRLKHVEFKAVEQLQDQQPKIFKMKGLRNLVKEIGDYVYRYSHENVAIDATGGYKAQIAIAVLIGQALNLPVYYKHERFSEIIDFPPLPISLDYDILGQNSDILTDFERGKVYTATELKNFDEKLRVFLNEVEVDNETLFELNPIGQIYLTSFRLRFQKNFTLKSLDDTQRKEPTFASTHHYPTGFKEFVQKVWRENKWIKTCWSLDYSGQRAIKGIGFSVKLYKGKNIILGTYEDRNNFCGKFQVVLSDESNDHLNWAVDELNQKYRNT
- a CDS encoding OmpA family protein is translated as MKYPNYMSEEEYEEIIVGRDYSRIAYFLLAAGLVSGGIYLYKNFKPIRTEKRIITETIKKELVTRRIDSAEKELPYKQQIVVYFGYNQYILSARERKKLDNLPEVIKEIAVYGYADSDGSEEYNKKLSLKRIEHTLQTIIKKHPNLKNIDISPMGEKELIIEEGRENKAKSRRVEIKVR